Proteins co-encoded in one Holophagales bacterium genomic window:
- a CDS encoding ankyrin repeat domain-containing protein produces the protein MTPDSGKSIRRDPARGPAARMARAVPVLATVALMAFAASAPGAGTALGTLTVKGKTTALKHVVAMRETDPDDPDRYWLVVLATDRAVELADRLPVRLRALAAEGKLKGVRILWAEGYDRVEAVPYHVDLEVSGMRGPQRPTLDLKAYDEKNLEAEVRSKMMGQDWHFQLRLESPVAKGGVFETEPEATVASLDTGPGASPEKAKKLELGRLGYEYTEEMFFHAVKDANVPAVKLFLDLGQSANAVESATGHVLVTATTFCAHEPKENRGEIVKILLAAGAHPKAADSNDASALLWASQSCPVDVVQALLAAGADVNARAKGSATPLMMAEIFDRQDVVRVLKAAGAKK, from the coding sequence ATGACGCCAGACAGTGGGAAGTCGATCCGGCGTGACCCGGCCCGCGGTCCTGCGGCTCGCATGGCGCGCGCCGTTCCCGTTCTCGCGACAGTGGCGCTCATGGCGTTCGCGGCTTCCGCACCCGGGGCCGGGACGGCCCTCGGCACCCTGACGGTGAAGGGAAAGACGACGGCGCTGAAGCACGTCGTCGCGATGCGGGAGACCGACCCCGACGATCCTGACCGGTACTGGCTCGTCGTTCTCGCGACGGATCGCGCGGTCGAGCTCGCGGACCGCCTTCCCGTCCGGCTCCGCGCGCTCGCGGCCGAGGGGAAGCTGAAGGGTGTGAGGATCCTCTGGGCAGAAGGCTACGACCGGGTCGAAGCGGTGCCCTACCACGTCGACCTGGAAGTGAGCGGGATGCGCGGGCCCCAGCGCCCGACGCTCGACCTGAAGGCGTACGACGAGAAGAACCTGGAGGCCGAGGTCCGGTCGAAGATGATGGGACAGGACTGGCACTTCCAGCTCCGGCTCGAGAGCCCGGTCGCGAAGGGGGGCGTTTTCGAGACGGAGCCCGAGGCGACCGTCGCGTCTCTGGACACGGGTCCGGGCGCGAGCCCCGAGAAGGCGAAGAAGCTCGAGCTGGGCAGGCTCGGCTACGAGTACACGGAAGAGATGTTCTTCCACGCGGTGAAGGACGCGAACGTTCCCGCGGTGAAGCTGTTTCTCGACCTCGGGCAGTCGGCGAACGCCGTCGAGTCCGCGACCGGTCACGTCCTCGTCACGGCGACGACGTTCTGCGCCCACGAGCCGAAAGAGAACCGAGGCGAGATCGTGAAGATCCTCCTGGCGGCCGGAGCGCATCCGAAGGCCGCGGATTCCAACGACGCCTCGGCGCTCCTCTGGGCGTCGCAGTCGTGTCCCGTCGACGTCGTCCAGGCGCTCCTGGCGGCCGGAGCCGACGTCAACGCTCGCGCGAAGGGGAGCGCGACGCCGCTGATGATGGCCGAGATCTTCGACCGGCAGGACGTGGTCAGAGTGCTGAAGGCGGCGGGAGCTAAGAAGTAA